AAAAGCAGGAATGGTAGGATACATGAAGGTTTTCCAAGGCGAAGGAGCCATTCAAAATTTTGTGCCTGATGATGTGTTCATTGATCCAGTCAATTCTGTTGGCGATCAAGTTGTAGCTGGCATTGCAGTTCAACCAGTAGACAGCATGGAAAAAATTTATATCACTGTGGAGGTGATTTAATTGCCGAATTTCAGAGCGCAGAATACTATTGCTGGAAAAGAAGGGCGTATATTCATTGATGGAAATGAAATGGGGTACGCAAAAAGTGTAGAGGCAACGATCGGGAAAACCAAATCAGAAGTGCCGATTCTAGGGCGTCGAATGGCAGGCCATAAAACAACAGGCGCTACAGGCACAGGAACACTGGTCCTTTATAAGGTTACTTCGACTTTTATCAGGCACATGTTGAATTACCTTCGGACTGGTGAAGATTTATACTTTACGCTGCAGTTCGTCCTAGATGATAGGAGCTCTGGAAGAGGAACAGAGCGCGTCGTTTTGTTCGACTGCAACTTTGATAGCGTAGAGCTTGGAAAAATCAATGTAGAAACAGAAGCTCTTGAGGAATCAATTCCTTTCACTTTTGAAGACGCGGACTTACCAGAGGCACTAAGAGGCACTTTCTAAGTGTCTCTTTTCTTTACCCAAAACAACGAAATTCGGAGGTTAGAAAATTATGAGCGAAAAGCAAACTAAATCAATGGCGTATTTTATGAAAGGGCAGTCTCCTGAACTACCAACATCGAAAGCAGCAGTCTCCAACCGTTTTAAAGATGAGGATGGCAACATTATTGAATTTGAGTTCAAGGCGATTGGAACAAGCCGTGTGCAAGAAATCGGTGACATGTGTACTAATGACAAAGGTGTATTTGATAATCAACGCTTTGTTAGCAGAGTTGCTGTAGAATCCACAACGTATCCCAATTTTAAAGACGAGGACTTGCTTAAAAGTTATGGCTTGCAGGATCCTATTGAGGTTGCTGAGCAGGTCTTAAATATCGTTGGTGATTTCAACCGTTGGGTAGGCCAAGCGCAAAAAGTCAATGGAATGGTTGATTTTGACGAATTGGTGGAAGAGGCAAAAAACTAATAGCGTCCCAAGACAGGGACGCTCTCGTTGCTCATTATGCTATTCATCGCATGAAAAAATTACCTCACGAGATTTGGAATCTTCCTGATCGTGAGAAGGCTTTTGTATATGCATCGATCATCGTGTATGCAGAAGAAAACAAACAAAAATGATGTGAAATTTGTACCAAACCCTCCTTATTTTTGGTGTTATACTGTCGATAAGATCAAGGGGGGTCTTTTATGAACGAATACGGGACGATGAAACAAGAAAAATCGGAATATAAATTTGCTAAGGCAGGCATGAAATATGCAATACTTTCGACAATCCCGATGTTTGTTTGCATTTGGGAATGGTTCGGAATCGGGTGGGCCTTTGGCGGTTTAATAGCCAGTATTGCGTTAGCTTATGTAAAATACGTAGGTTATGCCATGTGCTTGCTGTGGATACCATTCGGGTGGGTCCTCTTCAGAGATTTAGGAGTAACTTGGTGGTTAACCTTAATCATCATTATAATTGCTTGCTTGTATTCTCTTATCAGATTCCACACTTGGAAAGAATTTAATGACGGGAAACATTTTGATTAGGACGCTACCCAAGCGTCTTTTTTTATTGGGAAGAAGGTGGTTTAGTGGCGACGTTTGAAGCGATATTCTCAGCTAGGGACAAAATGAGTCATCCTTTTAGAACGATGACACGTCGAGTGAAAACATTTGATCAATCTGTCAATAAAAGCAGAAACGAATTAGAACGATTTGGGCGCATGCACGTTAGACCGAAATTGAGTGTGAACGATCGCGCAAGTAAGCCAGTTCAAAACGTATACGGAGCTATTAAAAGATTGAACGGGATGACAGCGACCGCAACTGTAAAATTGAGAGATGCGGTTAGTCCGAAATTAGATGCTTTAGAACGAAGATTAGATACAATGGGTACTTTTGCAATTGGAGCAGCAGCTGGGGTAGGTATTTCAGGTGGTGCTGCCATTGGCGCAGGTCTAAGCACGGGAAAAGTTAACGCTAGGGTTAGTGCGTTAACTGGTATGGATAAAGGCATAGCAGGACAACAGATTGACTCTATCTATTATCAAGGCATGGCAGGAACTAGCCGTGACGAAGTGGCACAATCTTATGTAAATCTTTCACAGCAAACAGAACTAGAAGGTAAAACTCTTTTATCTGCAGTAAAAACAAATAGCCAAATGGCTCAACTGTTTCAAAAAGACGCATCCGAATTCGACAGATCATTTTCAACGATGAATAGCACAATGAAAACGGGTTCAAAAGAATTCGCTGACATGTTTACCTACATTAACAAAAATGCAGGGGATAAAGCGGACGATTTGTTAGACACCATGACTGAATATGCAAGTACGTTCCAAAAATTAAAAATACCAGAAGAAAACCTCGCATCTGGTTTAGTCG
The genomic region above belongs to Aureibacillus halotolerans and contains:
- a CDS encoding phage tail assembly chaperone, which codes for MSEKQTKSMAYFMKGQSPELPTSKAAVSNRFKDEDGNIIEFEFKAIGTSRVQEIGDMCTNDKGVFDNQRFVSRVAVESTTYPNFKDEDLLKSYGLQDPIEVAEQVLNIVGDFNRWVGQAQKVNGMVDFDELVEEAKN
- a CDS encoding phage tail tube protein; the protein is MPNFRAQNTIAGKEGRIFIDGNEMGYAKSVEATIGKTKSEVPILGRRMAGHKTTGATGTGTLVLYKVTSTFIRHMLNYLRTGEDLYFTLQFVLDDRSSGRGTERVVLFDCNFDSVELGKINVETEALEESIPFTFEDADLPEALRGTF